A genomic window from Sphingobacterium sp. BN32 includes:
- a CDS encoding 1-acyl-sn-glycerol-3-phosphate acyltransferase, whose translation MGLLEKEKFIKIREVIHKKSPTLAKWIPKPLISYLERVIHEDEINYIMTTYHDDMGLDFVDSLLNELDVKVHLEGAENIPLEDSVIFASNHPLGGLDGVAFMQAIGKYRKDVKFLVNDILMNVRNLEPLFVPVNKLGGQSKSGIAAIENAYASDHALLVFPAGLVSRKINGKIVDLEWKKSFISKAKKYKKDIVPVYIDGRNSNFFYNLARFRNKVGLKANIEMLYLPDELFSQRGKDITIKIGKRIPYSQFDNSKNERQWAAEVKETVYAMSGGKK comes from the coding sequence ATGGGCTTACTAGAGAAAGAGAAGTTTATTAAAATCAGGGAAGTCATACATAAGAAAAGTCCAACATTAGCCAAATGGATCCCTAAGCCGTTAATCAGCTATTTGGAGCGTGTTATCCACGAAGACGAAATAAACTACATTATGACCACCTATCATGATGATATGGGATTGGACTTCGTAGATTCTTTGTTGAACGAACTTGACGTTAAAGTACATTTAGAAGGTGCAGAGAATATTCCATTAGAAGATAGTGTGATCTTCGCCTCAAACCATCCCTTAGGAGGGCTTGACGGTGTCGCTTTCATGCAGGCCATCGGTAAGTATAGAAAAGATGTCAAATTTTTGGTCAATGATATACTGATGAACGTGCGAAACCTGGAACCTCTCTTCGTGCCTGTAAATAAATTAGGCGGGCAAAGCAAATCCGGTATTGCCGCAATTGAGAATGCCTATGCATCCGACCATGCACTCTTAGTTTTTCCAGCGGGCTTAGTTTCCAGGAAGATAAACGGGAAAATAGTCGATTTAGAATGGAAGAAAAGCTTCATCTCGAAAGCTAAAAAATATAAAAAAGACATCGTACCTGTCTATATTGATGGAAGAAATTCTAACTTTTTCTACAATTTGGCTCGATTTAGGAATAAAGTAGGATTAAAAGCTAATATTGAAATGTTATATTTACCTGACGAGCTATTCTCGCAACGCGGTAAAGACATCACCATTAAGATAGGCAAGCGAATTCCTTATTCGCAATTTGATAACAGTAAAAACGAACGCCAATGGGCAGCGGAAGTCAAAGAGACCGTGTATGCCATGTCCGGAGGTAAAAAATAA
- a CDS encoding CBS domain-containing protein, translated as MFIGEIITTLYTELRPSDTVEFALNKVNELHFHQLPVVKGKEYHGLLTEEDLLSVEDESDLISEVKITLPFIYLYDYQHIYDALQYLETYQYDILPVLNKQNQYVGAVTQTDLLRAINQTISNQEKGAIIVLEMEDRDNSLTHVAHIIESENTKILNTGVHAIENSSKVELTIKVNKNNISSVLASLWRHDYVVKASFNDGTDQNDIQDRYNLLMNYLNI; from the coding sequence ATGTTCATTGGCGAAATCATAACAACTCTTTATACCGAACTTAGGCCATCCGATACGGTGGAATTCGCCTTAAACAAGGTTAATGAATTGCATTTTCACCAATTACCTGTTGTGAAGGGCAAAGAATACCACGGCCTGTTGACGGAAGAGGATCTCCTTTCGGTTGAAGACGAAAGTGATTTGATTTCGGAAGTTAAAATCACCCTACCTTTCATCTACCTTTACGACTATCAACACATCTACGACGCGCTGCAATATCTGGAAACCTATCAGTATGATATTTTACCCGTTCTGAACAAGCAGAATCAATATGTAGGTGCTGTGACGCAGACGGACTTGTTGCGCGCAATCAACCAGACGATCTCTAACCAGGAGAAAGGTGCGATCATTGTTTTAGAGATGGAAGATCGCGACAATTCCCTAACCCATGTTGCGCATATCATAGAATCGGAAAACACGAAGATATTGAATACAGGGGTTCACGCCATTGAAAACTCTAGCAAGGTAGAATTGACTATAAAGGTGAACAAGAACAACATCTCTTCTGTATTGGCTTCGTTATGGCGACATGATTATGTGGTGAAAGCATCATTCAATGATGGTACCGATCAGAACGATATTCAAGATCGATACAACCTTTTAATGAACTATTTGAACATATAA
- a CDS encoding NAD kinase, protein MKELSIAVYGREFNQSVIGYVVELFTYLRERNVQVYIYQDFHTFLKKLCKVDFKFKKFKTHKDLPKDISFMLSLGGDGTMLSAATLIADSGIPIAGINFGRLGFLANISKNKIEDALDQILNNQYTVQPRALLQVESSDGTLKAGLSNALNDITVFRYDSSAMITVHAVLNGELLNSYWSDGLIIATPTGSTAYSLSCGGPIIMPGSGNFVITPVSPHNLNVRPIVVSEDMELRLNIESRTEKYIVSCDSKSYTLSTKTSLLITKAPYHVNLIRLKDDQYFGILREKLLWGIDVRNY, encoded by the coding sequence ATGAAAGAACTGTCAATAGCGGTGTATGGGCGCGAGTTCAATCAATCGGTCATTGGATACGTTGTAGAACTTTTCACCTATTTACGCGAAAGAAATGTTCAGGTTTATATCTACCAAGATTTCCACACTTTCTTAAAGAAGCTGTGCAAAGTAGATTTTAAATTCAAGAAGTTCAAGACACACAAGGACTTACCCAAGGACATCTCTTTTATGCTTAGTTTGGGTGGCGATGGCACCATGCTTTCAGCGGCAACCCTCATTGCTGACTCGGGAATTCCGATTGCCGGTATCAACTTCGGCCGCTTGGGTTTTCTAGCGAACATCTCGAAGAATAAAATAGAAGATGCTTTAGACCAGATTCTGAATAATCAATATACTGTTCAACCGCGTGCTTTGTTACAAGTGGAGAGCTCGGATGGAACCTTAAAAGCAGGACTTTCCAATGCGCTAAATGACATCACGGTGTTCCGCTATGATTCTTCTGCGATGATTACCGTGCATGCTGTTTTGAATGGTGAGTTGTTGAACAGCTATTGGTCCGATGGATTGATCATTGCGACACCGACAGGATCAACTGCCTATTCCTTAAGCTGTGGCGGCCCTATTATTATGCCGGGCAGTGGCAATTTTGTGATTACGCCAGTATCCCCTCATAATCTAAATGTTCGCCCGATCGTTGTTTCCGAAGATATGGAGCTCCGCCTGAACATCGAAAGCCGTACGGAGAAGTATATCGTTAGCTGCGATTCCAAAAGTTATACCCTATCAACCAAGACCAGTCTGCTGATTACAAAAGCGCCGTATCATGTGAACCTGATCCGTCTGAAAGACGATCAGTATTTTGGTATTTTGCGCGAGAAATTGCTTTGGGGCATCGACGTCCGCAACTATTAA
- a CDS encoding isoprenyl transferase: MDYKENIDKSNLPKHIAIIMDGNGRWAKEKGELRVFGHRNGVTAVREALEAAVEIGISYLTLYAFSTENWNRPQFEVDALMELLVDSLNKELPTFQKNNIRVNTIGRMADLPSHCQVTLQSTVDQTKDNDGCTLTLALSYGSRQEILDATKAIAAKVQSGEMSLDDINEQTFGENLYTKAIPDPEMMIRTSGEQRISNYMLWQLAYTELFFLPIMWPEFSREHLFECIYLYQNRERRFGKTSEQL; the protein is encoded by the coding sequence ATGGACTATAAAGAAAATATAGACAAATCAAACCTACCCAAGCATATCGCCATCATTATGGATGGTAATGGCCGCTGGGCGAAGGAGAAAGGCGAGCTACGCGTATTTGGTCACCGCAATGGCGTCACTGCGGTTCGCGAAGCCTTAGAAGCCGCTGTAGAGATTGGCATTTCCTACCTTACCTTATATGCTTTTTCTACTGAAAACTGGAATAGACCTCAGTTCGAAGTAGATGCTTTAATGGAATTACTGGTTGACTCCTTAAATAAAGAGTTACCTACCTTTCAAAAGAACAATATCCGTGTAAATACGATTGGTCGTATGGCGGACCTACCGTCGCATTGCCAAGTGACCTTGCAAAGTACGGTAGACCAAACGAAAGACAACGATGGTTGCACATTGACCCTAGCCTTAAGTTATGGCTCGCGCCAAGAAATATTAGATGCTACGAAAGCAATTGCAGCCAAAGTACAGTCGGGCGAAATGAGCCTCGACGATATCAACGAGCAAACTTTCGGCGAAAATCTATATACCAAGGCTATTCCCGATCCGGAGATGATGATTAGAACAAGCGGTGAGCAGCGCATCAGCAATTATATGTTGTGGCAGCTTGCCTATACCGAACTCTTCTTTCTACCCATCATGTGGCCCGAATTCTCTAGAGAACACCTATTTGAATGCATCTACTTGTATCAAAATAGAGAAAGAAGATTTGGGAAAACTAGTGAACAATTATAA
- the bamA gene encoding outer membrane protein assembly factor BamA yields MKHKIKLTLLLTIFLLNFAHAQIPGNRPLNLNNRNDISALEPKSYVIGGIEVKGAQYLDKDVLITISRLTVGEYIEVPSEQTANVIKFLMDQNLFEDVQLYATRIQDETIFLEIRVVERPRLTRVDLNGLSKSQTEEVRKRLNANTGKIVNENLLQTTKNTIEKFLREKSYLYPEIKITTKKDSAQSNNEIVVVDVERNKKIKVRKVEFEGNEEFSDKQLRKYLKGVKPRAWFRVFGPGKFKEDKYEEAKEKLVAKMQDKGYRDAQILKDSVYRYDNNEVAIDFDIYEGPKYYVGNIDWAGNAKYKDSVLNILLGIQKGDVYSEEKLNSKLSGPTRNSDDIAAIYQNDGYLTFNVQPVIKRIYQDTVDIEIQMFEGKQYTINNVILKGNDVTNDRVVLRSIYSKPGQKYSRELLVRSVREISQLGMFDEQKVTPMPTNLNYEEGTTDIEFTVAEKPSDQVELSGGYGAGQVIGTLGLTFNNFSTSNFFKKEAWKPLPRGDGQKLSIRGQTSGKRYQSYSFSFSEPWLGGKKPIYFGLSAYISNSQSQYYNPQTGRYEGYENNPKIQMHGVTATLGKRLQWPDNYFQINSSLSYQRYNLENYGNYFLFSNGTATNINFTQEISRNSIDAPIYPTSGSHLKFSVQLTPPYSAWNNIDYATAPDNEKYKWTEYHKWKFDSQWYTKIVGKLVLKTQAQFGYLGSYGDRTPTSPFERFKLGGDGMQGFDFLQGSEIIAMRGYANGTIIPATTGNKMQDIAIQSGSPIYAKYQIELRHPIMLNEQATVFALAFAEAGNTWNKFDEVNPFKVRRSVGVGARIFLPIFGMLGIDYGHALDPIPGLVESRWKQNFTFSIIQNMGGF; encoded by the coding sequence ATGAAGCATAAAATTAAACTTACCTTATTACTGACCATATTCTTATTAAATTTTGCGCATGCGCAGATCCCTGGCAACCGCCCGCTAAATTTAAATAACCGAAACGACATCAGTGCATTAGAACCAAAGAGTTATGTGATCGGCGGGATTGAGGTTAAAGGAGCTCAGTATTTGGATAAGGACGTATTGATTACTATTTCACGCCTTACAGTTGGAGAATACATCGAGGTTCCGAGTGAACAAACAGCCAACGTTATTAAGTTTTTAATGGATCAAAACTTATTCGAGGATGTTCAGCTTTATGCTACCAGAATTCAAGACGAAACGATCTTTTTAGAAATCCGCGTTGTCGAACGTCCGAGATTGACCCGCGTCGATCTTAATGGTTTGAGCAAAAGCCAGACAGAGGAAGTTCGCAAGCGTTTAAACGCAAATACAGGGAAGATTGTAAACGAAAATTTGCTTCAAACAACGAAGAATACGATCGAGAAATTTCTACGTGAGAAATCGTATTTATACCCAGAAATAAAAATTACAACCAAAAAAGACTCTGCACAAAGCAATAACGAAATTGTTGTAGTCGATGTAGAGCGTAATAAAAAGATTAAAGTTAGAAAAGTTGAGTTCGAAGGAAACGAAGAATTCAGCGACAAGCAATTGCGCAAGTACCTAAAAGGTGTAAAACCTAGAGCTTGGTTCCGTGTATTTGGTCCTGGAAAATTCAAGGAAGACAAATACGAAGAGGCTAAGGAAAAGCTAGTTGCTAAGATGCAAGATAAAGGATACCGTGATGCACAGATCTTAAAGGATAGTGTTTATCGTTATGACAATAACGAGGTTGCTATTGATTTCGACATCTACGAAGGTCCTAAATACTATGTTGGTAATATCGATTGGGCAGGAAACGCGAAGTACAAAGACTCGGTTTTGAATATCTTATTAGGCATTCAAAAAGGCGATGTATATAGCGAGGAGAAATTGAACTCTAAGCTTTCGGGTCCTACAAGAAACTCAGATGATATTGCTGCAATCTATCAAAACGACGGTTATTTAACTTTCAACGTTCAACCGGTTATCAAACGTATCTACCAAGACACGGTGGATATCGAGATACAGATGTTTGAAGGTAAACAATATACAATCAACAATGTAATCCTGAAAGGTAACGACGTAACGAATGACCGTGTTGTTCTTCGTTCGATCTACTCTAAGCCAGGTCAAAAATACTCTCGTGAGTTATTAGTGCGTTCTGTACGTGAGATTTCACAATTAGGAATGTTTGATGAGCAGAAGGTTACTCCTATGCCGACAAACTTAAACTATGAAGAGGGTACGACCGATATCGAATTTACTGTTGCTGAAAAACCTTCTGACCAGGTGGAGCTATCCGGTGGTTATGGTGCAGGACAAGTAATCGGTACTTTAGGTTTAACATTTAACAACTTCTCGACGAGCAATTTCTTTAAGAAAGAGGCTTGGAAGCCACTTCCTCGTGGAGATGGACAGAAATTAAGTATTCGTGGTCAGACTTCGGGAAAACGCTATCAATCGTATAGCTTCTCCTTCTCAGAGCCTTGGTTAGGTGGTAAGAAACCAATCTATTTTGGATTGAGTGCTTATATCTCTAACTCGCAATCCCAATACTATAATCCGCAGACTGGACGTTATGAGGGATATGAAAACAACCCTAAGATTCAAATGCACGGGGTGACAGCGACCTTAGGTAAGCGTTTGCAATGGCCGGATAACTATTTCCAGATTAACAGTTCCTTATCTTACCAACGTTATAACTTAGAGAACTACGGAAACTACTTCTTATTCTCTAATGGTACTGCGACGAACATCAACTTTACACAAGAGATCAGTAGAAACTCGATTGATGCACCTATCTACCCTACTTCGGGTTCGCACTTGAAATTCAGCGTGCAGTTAACTCCTCCTTACTCGGCATGGAACAATATTGACTACGCAACAGCGCCAGACAACGAGAAATACAAATGGACAGAGTATCACAAGTGGAAGTTTGATTCGCAATGGTACACGAAGATTGTAGGTAAATTGGTATTGAAAACACAAGCACAGTTTGGTTACTTAGGCAGCTATGGAGATAGAACACCAACTTCACCATTTGAGCGTTTCAAATTAGGTGGTGATGGTATGCAAGGTTTCGACTTCTTACAAGGTTCAGAGATCATCGCGATGCGTGGATATGCAAACGGTACAATTATCCCTGCGACGACAGGTAATAAGATGCAGGATATCGCTATCCAATCTGGTAGCCCGATTTATGCGAAATACCAAATCGAGCTTCGCCATCCGATCATGTTAAATGAGCAAGCAACTGTATTTGCTTTAGCATTTGCGGAAGCAGGTAACACGTGGAATAAGTTTGATGAAGTAAATCCGTTCAAGGTTCGTCGTTCGGTTGGTGTGGGTGCTCGTATCTTCTTACCTATCTTTGGTATGCTAGGTATTGACTATGGACATGCCTTAGATCCGATTCCAGGTCTTGTTGAATCTAGATGGAAACAAAACTTCACATTCAGTATCATCCAGAACATGGGAGGATTTTAA
- a CDS encoding OmpH family outer membrane protein translates to MKRILVLVAMLAFMGSVSYAQKLAYVDSEYVMKHIPEYTNAQKQLDNLSQQWQAEVDKQYASIETLYKAYQNDAPRLNEDMRRRREDEIVNKEKSVKEFQRGKFGMDGELFQQREKLMKPIQDRVQKAIQDVARAQQYDFVLDKRSETSFLYANPAMDKSNEVITKLGLKPNASLAN, encoded by the coding sequence ATGAAACGAATATTAGTATTAGTAGCTATGCTAGCCTTCATGGGCAGTGTATCATATGCGCAGAAATTGGCTTATGTGGATTCGGAATATGTGATGAAACACATCCCGGAATATACCAATGCTCAAAAGCAATTGGATAACTTATCACAGCAATGGCAAGCGGAAGTTGACAAGCAATACGCATCGATCGAGACATTGTATAAAGCTTACCAGAATGATGCTCCTCGTTTGAATGAGGACATGCGCAGACGTCGTGAAGACGAGATTGTAAATAAAGAGAAATCAGTTAAGGAGTTTCAACGCGGTAAATTCGGTATGGACGGTGAGTTGTTTCAACAACGCGAGAAGTTGATGAAGCCTATTCAAGACCGTGTTCAAAAAGCAATTCAAGACGTTGCGCGAGCTCAGCAATATGATTTCGTATTAGACAAACGTAGTGAAACATCCTTCCTTTACGCTAATCCAGCGATGGACAAAAGTAACGAGGTTATTACGAAATTAGGATTGAAGCCTAATGCATCCTTAGCGAACTAA
- a CDS encoding OmpH family outer membrane protein — MKNLLKSVVVASGVLLAANTASAQQKIGHINTAEIVQSTPEFQAAEAQMKTLSETKQKELQGMYAEYQKKQNDANEKLRNRSEANKESVDAEVQQIANSMREMETRIQDVQRVAQEDIGKKQQELYAPIEQKVFTAINAVAQEKGYAYVLDVSNGGIPYFGGGDDLTADIKKKLGISATATPAKK; from the coding sequence ATGAAAAATTTATTGAAAAGTGTAGTAGTAGCATCAGGAGTTTTATTGGCGGCAAACACTGCAAGTGCGCAACAAAAAATCGGACATATCAATACTGCAGAAATCGTACAGTCGACTCCAGAATTTCAAGCGGCAGAAGCACAAATGAAAACCTTAAGCGAAACAAAACAAAAAGAGCTTCAAGGAATGTATGCTGAATACCAAAAGAAACAAAACGACGCAAACGAGAAGTTGAGAAACAGAAGTGAAGCAAATAAAGAGTCTGTAGATGCAGAGGTTCAACAAATCGCTAACTCTATGCGTGAGATGGAAACTCGTATCCAAGATGTTCAACGTGTAGCACAAGAAGACATTGGTAAAAAACAACAAGAGCTTTACGCTCCTATCGAGCAAAAAGTATTCACTGCAATCAATGCAGTAGCTCAAGAAAAAGGTTATGCTTACGTGTTAGACGTTTCTAACGGTGGTATCCCTTACTTCGGTGGTGGTGATGACTTAACAGCGGATATCAAGAAAAAACTTGGAATTTCTGCAACAGCAACACCAGCTAAGAAATAA
- a CDS encoding GMC oxidoreductase, producing MKSETNQFDVIVIGSGISGGWAAKEFCEKGFKTLVLERGRDVKHIKDYPTAFTDYWQFEHHNALSNAVRQENPIASKCYAFREDAMHFFTKDKDQEYIQEHPFDWIRSYQVGGKSLTWARQVQRWSDFDFEGPARDGFAVDWPIRYKDIAPWYSYVEKFIGVSGNRDGNAAMPDGEFLPAFDLNAVEKMIQQKIPAKYPDRQVISGRCAHISSPQPIHIQQGRTQCQNRTMCQRGCPFGGYFSSNASTLPWAQKTGNMTLKPNAIVESILYDENTQKASGVRVIDAETLESTEYKAKVIFLNASALASNLILLNSKSARFPNGLGNDSGVLGKYIAFHNYLGSVGGSIEGFEDQYYYGRRPTQPIIPNFRNVKKQETDFLRGYASFFSAYRRRGVPSEMQVGADFKDSLSEVGGWGISMMMQGETIPKESNHVRLSDDKKDKFGMPQLITAVQYDDNDQKSMEDFHNQASEMLKYIGAKNIYKNNSQQNPGLDIHEMGGARMGNDPKTSILNKWNQMHLCKNVFVTDGAAMTSTGTQNPSLTFMALTARAANYAMEEMKKQNL from the coding sequence ATGAAGTCTGAAACAAATCAGTTTGATGTAATTGTCATTGGCTCGGGTATTTCCGGAGGATGGGCAGCGAAAGAATTCTGCGAAAAGGGATTCAAAACGCTGGTTCTAGAACGGGGTAGAGACGTTAAGCACATCAAAGATTATCCCACGGCCTTTACAGATTATTGGCAATTCGAACATCATAATGCCCTTAGTAATGCGGTTCGTCAAGAGAATCCTATTGCCTCAAAATGCTATGCTTTCCGAGAGGATGCTATGCATTTCTTCACGAAAGACAAAGATCAAGAATACATACAAGAGCATCCATTCGACTGGATTCGCAGCTATCAGGTTGGTGGCAAGTCATTGACCTGGGCGCGACAAGTACAGCGCTGGAGCGATTTTGATTTCGAAGGGCCCGCCCGTGATGGCTTTGCGGTAGACTGGCCGATACGTTATAAGGATATTGCGCCTTGGTATAGCTACGTCGAGAAGTTTATCGGCGTCTCTGGCAATCGCGATGGCAATGCGGCAATGCCCGATGGGGAGTTTCTCCCAGCTTTCGACCTGAATGCTGTAGAAAAAATGATTCAGCAGAAGATCCCTGCTAAATATCCAGACCGACAAGTTATTTCAGGGCGCTGTGCGCATATTTCATCGCCGCAACCTATACATATTCAACAGGGAAGGACACAATGCCAAAACAGGACCATGTGCCAACGCGGCTGTCCATTTGGAGGATACTTTAGCTCGAATGCTTCCACGTTGCCTTGGGCACAGAAAACAGGTAATATGACCTTAAAGCCCAATGCTATCGTAGAGTCCATTCTTTATGATGAAAATACGCAGAAGGCCTCCGGCGTACGTGTCATAGACGCTGAGACTCTCGAATCGACTGAATACAAAGCCAAAGTCATCTTCTTGAATGCATCCGCCCTGGCGAGCAATCTCATTCTGTTGAACTCCAAGTCCGCTCGTTTCCCGAACGGCTTAGGTAATGACAGCGGTGTCTTAGGGAAATACATCGCCTTCCACAACTATTTAGGAAGCGTAGGTGGTAGTATCGAGGGCTTCGAAGACCAGTATTACTATGGGCGGAGACCGACGCAGCCTATCATTCCTAATTTCCGAAATGTCAAAAAACAAGAAACAGACTTCCTACGTGGCTATGCTTCCTTCTTCTCGGCCTATCGCCGCCGGGGGGTGCCGTCGGAAATGCAAGTAGGCGCAGATTTCAAAGATAGTTTAAGCGAAGTTGGCGGATGGGGGATAAGCATGATGATGCAGGGAGAGACCATCCCGAAAGAGAGCAATCACGTTCGTCTAAGCGATGATAAAAAAGATAAGTTCGGAATGCCGCAACTCATCACGGCTGTTCAATATGATGACAATGACCAGAAGAGCATGGAGGACTTCCATAATCAAGCTTCTGAGATGTTAAAATACATTGGTGCCAAGAATATCTATAAGAACAATAGTCAGCAGAATCCGGGGCTCGATATCCACGAAATGGGAGGAGCAAGGATGGGCAATGATCCGAAGACCTCCATCCTCAATAAATGGAATCAGATGCATCTTTGCAAGAACGTATTCGTAACGGACGGTGCAGCTATGACTTCCACCGGGACACAAAACCCTTCGCTCACCTTTATGGCTTTAACCGCAAGAGCGGCCAATTACGCCATGGAGGAAATGAAAAAGCAAAATCTTTAA
- a CDS encoding (Fe-S)-binding protein — protein MIGQILFGVLLIASLILFFINAKKIYRNIKLGKSVNRFDRPSERLKTMLLVAFGQKKMFKRPIPALLHLFVYVGFCIINIEMLEIVIDGLFGTHRVFSFMGGFYNFLIYAFELLAFSVLLGCVIFFIRRNFLKLKRLNQSELNNWPKTDANLILTAEILLMAAFLFMNAADQKLQALGAEHYHIAGAFPVSSYLVNLLPNEVSSLILIERFCWWFHIIGVFAFLNYLPISKHLHILLAFPNTYFTRLEPKGKFDNMPSVTEEVKVMLDPSLPPPTGEPSRFGVKDALDLTWKNLLDAYTCTECGRCTSSCPANITGKLLSPRKIMMDTRDRIEEIGKNIDKNGSFQDDGKALLDNYITREEIWACTSCNACVEQCPVNINPLEIIIGLRQYAVMEESQAPSSVNNMLSNLENNGAPWKYSQADRANWTNQ, from the coding sequence ATGATAGGTCAGATATTGTTCGGCGTCTTATTAATAGCGTCTCTCATTCTATTCTTCATCAATGCGAAAAAGATTTACCGCAACATTAAGTTGGGCAAGTCGGTCAATCGTTTTGATCGGCCTTCGGAGCGATTGAAGACGATGCTCTTAGTCGCTTTCGGTCAGAAAAAGATGTTTAAGCGACCGATTCCAGCATTGCTACACTTGTTTGTATATGTTGGGTTCTGTATTATCAACATCGAAATGTTGGAGATCGTGATTGATGGGCTATTCGGTACACACCGGGTATTCTCCTTCATGGGCGGCTTTTACAACTTCCTGATCTATGCATTTGAGCTATTGGCATTTTCCGTTCTATTAGGCTGCGTGATCTTCTTTATCCGCAGAAACTTCTTAAAACTGAAGCGCTTAAATCAGTCGGAATTAAATAACTGGCCGAAAACAGATGCAAACCTGATCCTGACTGCGGAGATCTTATTAATGGCGGCTTTCTTGTTCATGAATGCTGCAGATCAAAAGCTTCAGGCACTAGGCGCAGAGCATTATCATATTGCTGGTGCTTTTCCAGTGAGTTCTTATTTAGTCAATCTATTACCCAATGAGGTCAGTAGCTTGATATTGATCGAGCGCTTTTGCTGGTGGTTCCATATCATCGGAGTATTTGCGTTCTTGAATTACTTACCGATTTCTAAACACTTGCATATCCTTCTTGCATTCCCTAACACGTATTTTACACGTTTGGAACCAAAAGGGAAGTTCGACAATATGCCTTCAGTAACCGAAGAAGTGAAGGTGATGTTGGATCCGTCGCTCCCTCCTCCTACTGGCGAGCCTAGCCGTTTCGGTGTGAAGGATGCCTTGGATCTGACCTGGAAAAACCTACTGGACGCTTACACCTGTACTGAATGCGGACGTTGTACATCTTCCTGTCCGGCAAACATCACCGGAAAGTTGCTATCACCACGTAAGATCATGATGGACACCAGAGACCGTATTGAGGAGATTGGCAAGAACATCGATAAGAATGGAAGCTTCCAGGACGATGGAAAAGCTTTATTGGACAACTATATCACTAGGGAGGAAATATGGGCTTGTACAAGCTGTAATGCTTGCGTGGAGCAATGTCCAGTCAACATCAATCCGCTAGAGATCATTATTGGCTTGAGACAGTACGCGGTGATGGAAGAATCACAAGCACCATCGAGTGTAAACAATATGCTTTCGAATTTGGAGAACAACGGCGCGCCTTGGAAATATTCACAGGCTGACCGCGCTAATTGGACAAATCAATAA
- a CDS encoding (Fe-S)-binding protein, protein MENNIHIPTVAELLAKGESPDLLFWVGCAGSFDERAQRITRDICKILHHVGIKYAILGTEESCTGDPAKRAGNEFLFQMQAMMNIDLLNGYEIKKIVTACPHCFNTLKNEYPSLGGNYEVIHHSQLIQSLIDEGKLKPADGHEFKGKKITFHDPCYLGRANDVYEAPRRALEVLDADLVELKRCKANGLCCGAGGAQMFKEPEKGDKDVNVERIEDVIESQASVVAAACPFCMTMLRDGVKVKEKEQEIQVLDIAEITVKANKI, encoded by the coding sequence ATGGAAAATAATATACATATCCCTACGGTCGCTGAGTTATTAGCAAAAGGAGAATCACCGGACTTATTGTTCTGGGTTGGATGTGCGGGGAGCTTCGATGAGCGCGCTCAACGGATTACGAGAGACATCTGTAAGATTTTACATCATGTGGGTATTAAATACGCCATCCTCGGAACGGAAGAGAGCTGTACCGGCGACCCTGCAAAGCGCGCGGGCAATGAGTTCTTATTCCAAATGCAGGCCATGATGAACATTGATCTGTTGAATGGCTATGAGATTAAAAAGATCGTCACAGCATGTCCACATTGCTTTAATACTTTAAAGAACGAGTATCCTAGTTTGGGCGGTAATTATGAGGTTATTCACCATTCCCAGCTTATACAATCGTTGATTGATGAAGGAAAACTGAAGCCTGCTGACGGACATGAGTTCAAAGGAAAGAAGATTACCTTTCATGACCCTTGCTATTTAGGCCGTGCGAATGATGTATATGAGGCCCCTAGAAGAGCACTGGAGGTATTGGATGCTGACTTGGTCGAATTGAAGCGTTGTAAGGCTAATGGGCTTTGCTGTGGTGCTGGTGGTGCGCAGATGTTTAAAGAGCCGGAGAAAGGCGATAAAGATGTCAACGTAGAACGTATCGAGGACGTCATAGAAAGTCAAGCATCGGTGGTAGCTGCGGCTTGTCCATTCTGTATGACGATGTTGCGCGACGGCGTCAAGGTTAAAGAAAAAGAACAAGAAATTCAAGTCTTGGATATTGCGGAGATTACCGTCAAAGCAAATAAGATCTAA